The following coding sequences are from one Leptolyngbya sp. NIES-3755 window:
- a CDS encoding YcfA family protein (similar to AA sequence:cyanobase_aa:PCC7424_2669), which produces MSNIPVLKPQEVVRILENLGFVEVRQKGSHKQFRHEDGRATTVPFHKGRDISPKLLRQIASDIELTVEAMLEAR; this is translated from the coding sequence ATGAGTAATATTCCCGTTCTAAAGCCGCAGGAAGTTGTTCGGATTCTAGAAAACCTTGGATTTGTAGAAGTGCGGCAAAAAGGCTCACACAAGCAATTTCGACACGAAGATGGACGAGCTACTACAGTTCCATTTCATAAGGGACGTGATATTTCTCCCAAATTATTGCGTCAAATTGCAAGCGATATTGAATTAACTGTTGAAGCAATGCTAGAAGCGCGTTGA
- a CDS encoding hypothetical protein (similar to AA sequence:cyanobase_aa:MAE44020) yields MRTFTAVVERDTDTNLYVGYVPGFPGAHSQGETLDELHENLREVIEMLLEDEQVAFSTEFVGIQQIVVK; encoded by the coding sequence ATGAGAACTTTTACCGCTGTTGTAGAGCGAGACACTGATACCAATCTCTATGTGGGTTACGTTCCTGGTTTTCCTGGAGCGCATTCTCAAGGTGAAACGTTAGACGAATTGCACGAGAACTTGCGGGAAGTGATTGAAATGCTGCTGGAAGATGAGCAAGTTGCTTTCAGTACAGAATTCGTCGGAATTCAGCAAATCGTGGTCAAATAA